One Coleofasciculus chthonoplastes PCC 7420 genomic region harbors:
- a CDS encoding response regulator, whose translation MTHNAAILVIEDEEILRDIILNVLQEKGYQAIGTGDSRRGLLLAKELVPDLILCDIRMPKLDGYEVLKALRQDSKTRTIPFIFISAEKSQVVRNRGQQCGANGYLAKPFTTDELLKVIANHINFYQ comes from the coding sequence GTGACACACAATGCTGCAATTTTAGTCATTGAAGATGAAGAAATTTTGCGGGACATTATCCTTAATGTCTTACAGGAAAAAGGGTATCAGGCAATTGGTACTGGGGATTCTCGCAGGGGCTTACTCTTAGCCAAAGAGTTAGTCCCTGATTTGATTTTGTGCGATATTCGGATGCCAAAGTTAGATGGGTATGAAGTTCTCAAAGCTTTACGTCAAGATTCCAAGACTAGGACTATACCCTTTATCTTTATTTCAGCAGAAAAAAGCCAAGTTGTTAGGAACCGAGGGCAGCAGTGTGGGGCAAATGGTTATCTTGCAAAACCTTTTACAACCGATGAACTTTTAAAGGTAATCGCTAATCATATTAACTTTTATCAGTAA
- a CDS encoding DUF7219 family protein: MAQSTSSDSAQVSKQNFLYPRCRYYGKFTPEDLAFNANLQEFAQKVSYISALETGGKISSERAYEQVQSLWKQLKYSKESLGIGQANPPKT, encoded by the coding sequence ATGGCACAGTCCACATCATCCGATTCCGCACAGGTCAGTAAACAAAACTTTCTTTACCCTAGATGCCGCTATTACGGCAAGTTTACCCCAGAGGATCTAGCCTTTAATGCCAACTTGCAAGAGTTTGCCCAGAAAGTGTCCTATATTTCTGCCCTAGAAACTGGCGGTAAGATTTCCTCTGAACGAGCCTATGAGCAAGTACAGTCATTGTGGAAGCAGTTGAAATATAGTAAGGAATCCTTGGGCATTGGTCAAGCTAACCCCCCCAAAACCTAA
- a CDS encoding endonuclease/exonuclease/phosphatase family protein has protein sequence MNIRIITFNIRYDKPDPDNQDWRIRRDAIAALIQEYHPDIIGTQEGKAHQLLDLHRRLPNYQSIGGDRTGTGTGEHCAIFYNQDRLKCLDNGDFYLSDTPDIAGSISPEWGNPAPRMATWAVFSVAQVSKTITCFNTHLDYTSAKARELGARLIRDRMIHCHPDNTYLFLTGDFNAEPGSLPREILSDSSTNSMILHDALAGVELEKQQSIHGFTGEAFAAVDTIYYDSRLRQETVTVDNRKWQGIFPSDHFPVIANFVND, from the coding sequence ATGAACATTAGAATCATAACGTTCAATATCCGTTACGATAAGCCAGATCCCGATAACCAGGATTGGAGGATTCGGCGTGATGCGATCGCGGCGCTGATTCAGGAGTATCATCCAGATATCATTGGCACCCAAGAAGGCAAAGCCCACCAGCTACTTGACTTACATCGCCGTTTACCGAATTATCAAAGTATTGGGGGCGATCGCACGGGAACAGGGACAGGAGAACATTGTGCGATTTTCTATAACCAAGACCGTCTTAAATGCCTGGATAATGGCGATTTTTACTTAAGCGATACGCCTGATATTGCTGGAAGTATCAGTCCTGAGTGGGGAAATCCTGCACCGCGAATGGCAACCTGGGCAGTCTTTAGTGTAGCGCAGGTGTCTAAAACAATCACCTGTTTTAATACCCATCTGGATTATACCAGTGCCAAAGCACGGGAACTGGGGGCAAGACTAATCCGCGATCGCATGATTCACTGCCATCCTGACAATACCTATCTTTTCCTAACCGGTGATTTTAATGCTGAACCCGGTAGCTTGCCACGGGAAATCTTATCTGATTCATCAACGAATTCTATGATTCTCCATGACGCTTTGGCGGGTGTTGAATTGGAAAAACAGCAGAGTATTCATGGGTTTACAGGTGAGGCGTTTGCGGCTGTTGATACGATTTATTACGATAGTCGCCTGAGACAAGAAACTGTGACGGTTGATAATAGGAAATGGCAAGGGATTTTTCCCTCTGATCATTTCCCAGTTATTGCTAATTTTGTTAATGATTAG
- a CDS encoding ABC transporter ATP-binding protein, producing the protein MNRRKKRYSLRFLIRNIRQSLSVFRYSGRALKLVWTTSHRLTLVLAILTVIAGLLPAAIAYLGKLIVDTVVLASQSGLAAHRWLALGYVGLEAIAVMILAGSQRGQTVCQSLLRVLLAQRVNVLILEKALTLDLPHFEDSEFYDKMTQARREASSRPLALVTRTFGLVRDSLSLLTFGGLLLQFSTWAVAILIIAAIPPFIAETRFAGVAFRLFRWRSPETRQQHYLETLIAREDYAKEIQLYQLGATMLQRYSDTFRRLYREDRDLTVRRGFWGYLLGLLSTLTFYGAYAWIVIETIFGRISLGDMTMYLTVFRQGQSTFSAILTSVGGMYEDNLYISNLYEFLEQEVPQSQGTATQGIKPGDGIRFETVFFTYPGSQTPALKGIELHLKPGEKLAIVGENGSGKTTLIKLLTRLYTPDSGRILLDGVDLQEWKLDTLRRRIGVIFQNFVRYQFTVGENVGVGDVDYLQDKTRWENAAEKGMAKSFIESMPDGFSTQLGRWFKGGQELSGGQWQKIALSRAFMRTGADILVLDEPTAAMDAEAEVRVFDHFRTITQNQMVVLISHRFSTVRMADKIVVMAGGEIIEQGTHEELVELGGRYARLFALQAAGYQ; encoded by the coding sequence ATGAACCGACGCAAGAAACGCTACTCGCTGAGATTTCTAATCCGGAATATTCGTCAATCGCTTTCAGTATTCCGCTATAGTGGACGCGCCTTGAAGTTAGTGTGGACAACCAGTCACAGACTAACGCTGGTGCTAGCAATTTTAACCGTTATCGCGGGATTATTACCTGCTGCGATCGCATACTTGGGCAAGTTGATTGTAGATACCGTGGTATTGGCGTCTCAGTCAGGGTTAGCCGCCCATCGGTGGCTAGCGTTAGGCTATGTCGGATTAGAAGCGATCGCGGTTATGATACTGGCAGGAAGTCAGCGCGGTCAAACGGTTTGCCAGTCGCTATTGCGGGTATTATTAGCGCAACGGGTCAATGTGTTAATTCTAGAAAAAGCCTTAACCTTAGACTTACCCCACTTCGAGGACTCCGAATTTTACGACAAAATGACTCAGGCGCGGCGAGAAGCCTCCAGTCGTCCTCTGGCGCTAGTGACGCGAACGTTTGGACTGGTTCGGGATAGTCTGTCGTTACTCACCTTTGGCGGATTACTGCTGCAATTCTCAACCTGGGCGGTAGCGATATTAATCATCGCCGCCATTCCTCCCTTTATCGCCGAAACGCGCTTTGCTGGTGTCGCCTTTCGCTTATTCCGGTGGCGTTCCCCAGAAACCCGCCAGCAGCATTACTTGGAAACCTTAATTGCCAGAGAAGATTACGCCAAGGAAATTCAGCTATACCAGCTTGGCGCAACCATGCTACAACGCTACAGCGACACCTTCAGACGCCTTTACCGGGAAGATAGAGATTTGACCGTTCGTCGAGGATTTTGGGGTTACTTGTTAGGGTTGCTGAGTACGCTGACATTTTATGGGGCGTATGCGTGGATTGTTATCGAAACCATCTTTGGTCGGATTTCCTTGGGCGATATGACCATGTATTTAACCGTATTTCGCCAAGGACAATCTACCTTTTCCGCCATACTCACCTCTGTTGGCGGTATGTATGAAGATAACCTCTATATTTCCAACCTCTACGAATTTCTGGAACAAGAGGTTCCCCAATCTCAGGGAACAGCAACTCAGGGAATAAAACCGGGGGATGGGATTCGGTTTGAGACTGTATTTTTTACCTATCCTGGAAGTCAAACCCCGGCACTAAAAGGGATTGAATTACACCTGAAACCGGGAGAAAAGTTAGCAATTGTCGGCGAAAATGGGTCAGGAAAGACAACGTTGATTAAACTATTAACTCGTCTCTATACGCCGGATTCGGGGCGCATTTTGTTAGATGGGGTAGATTTACAGGAATGGAAACTTGATACCCTACGCCGTCGGATTGGGGTAATATTCCAGAACTTTGTCCGCTATCAATTTACCGTAGGCGAGAATGTTGGCGTCGGGGATGTAGACTATTTGCAAGATAAAACTCGCTGGGAAAATGCAGCAGAGAAAGGCATGGCGAAGTCGTTTATTGAGTCAATGCCAGACGGATTTAGCACCCAGTTAGGGCGATGGTTTAAGGGGGGACAGGAACTCTCTGGAGGTCAATGGCAGAAAATAGCCCTATCTCGTGCTTTTATGCGAACAGGTGCAGATATTTTAGTCTTAGATGAACCCACAGCCGCTATGGATGCAGAAGCGGAGGTACGAGTCTTTGACCATTTCCGCACGATTACCCAGAATCAAATGGTGGTGTTGATTTCTCATCGCTTCTCCACAGTACGAATGGCAGATAAAATTGTGGTGATGGCGGGGGGAGAAATCATTGAACAGGGAACTCATGAGGAATTAGTGGAACTTGGTGGACGTTATGCGCGGTTATTTGCGCTACAGGCGGCGGGATATCAATAG